Sequence from the Temnothorax longispinosus isolate EJ_2023e chromosome 6, Tlon_JGU_v1, whole genome shotgun sequence genome:
TCCGGGACGAGCGGGTGCCGTCGCGACGTGCAAGGTGGTGCTGAACTCCatcttaattcttaaatatcGCTTCGTCGTTTGTCCGCCGTTGTCCGCCGTTGCCCGTCGCCGACTCGCTGACCGGCGCCATCGGTGGTCACTCGTCACTCGTCACTTCTCGAGTTCTCGTGCTCGGTGGCGCGACGCGTCCTCGACAATCTCGACGTTCGCGTTACCTCCGAACGTATTCTCCCTCCCTGATACCCGCGCGTTAAATGCGCTCCTGCGCGAGGCGAACGTAGAGTAGCGAGTAGCGAGTGGTAGCGAGCGAGCCGCGATTCCGCACAGCGCCTCGCCGAGACGAGGGTGCCGTCGCAGCCGGAGCAAGGATTCATGACCTTCGACGTCCGTTGCTCCAAATTGGTAAGCACGCAAAcggccgcgcgccgcgcgcgagtTCGTTCCTGCTcttctttgtttatttttttttggtgcggcagagaggggggagagatgCGGCTGGCGATGCGCCCGGTGATCGTCCGATTTTCTCGGAGCGCGGGGGTTGTTCCCCCTCGACAGACTCGTATTTTCTGTTTATTGTAACGGCCGAGAATGTACCCCggtattatattcttttcttttttttttattggcaTATTGATTCTGCAGTCGGCCCGCGCATCTTCACCTAAATGCTGTTTAACCTTGTAGACGTTTTAAGATTCTTACGAGCATATGCGTAAACAATGAAGATATCACATATGTGTGAATTGACAACCGTTGATCCGTCGAATTGTTGTAAGCGTTGACTTGTTGGTGACAGACGATCTGATTGTGAGCGTCCGCTATGCCGCGAAGAAAACAGCAACAACAGAGGCACCGTCCCATAGGGGAGGATACCCGTATCGCAGTGAACCTGACCGTAAGGAAATTGCTGGACACTCCGGATCAGAAGGAGCTAGAGTTCCCGTCGTCGTACACGGCGGAGGAGCGAGCGTACATCCACGAGCTGGCTAGAGAGCTTGGCCTGAAGTCGAAGAGCCGAGGGTACGATTCAGCAACACCTTACGTTTCTTCAATCTATTCCTCTCCACGGTAGACTCATCCTAATCTTCTATTTTTACAGGAAAGGTACAAATCGGTTTCTGACGGTGTATAAGAGGGAAGGTTCGACGATTGTCCAAGCTGACACTGTGATAAAGCTGCAGAAATCTTCGAAGCAGAGTATATGCAATTTGATGCAAACTTTCCCATTGAATCACAAGGAATGTCAAGACCTGCTTCCTCCGATCGAGAGAGAGCGTCCTCTTAATAATGATGGTACGCAAATTGAAATCATGGGTGTatcaatcatatttttatatcagatTATTCGtatctaatttataaaatgcatCGCACAATTATTAATCACTATTATTAAGCAGTGAATATCTAACCAAACTGGCTTTTGAGAAGGGACACTTTTAATGTTGCAGTAAATACGAACACTAAGGCGATGGGCAGGCTGAACAACAGCATACCGCAAGTACCTCAGTTAAAAACCAATTTCGATGTGCTGCACTTTCGCAAGTCTCTGCCAATTTTTAACGCGAGGGAGGAAATTCTCAGTGCGCTGAGCAATCATCAAGTGGTCATAATCGCGGGTGAGACGGGATGCGGCAAAACCACGCAGGTGCCGCAGTACATTTTGGAACAGTGTCAGCAGAAGCATCAAGCTTGTAGAATTATTTGCACGCAACCTAGACGTTTATCAGCGGTATCTGTGGCCGAGAGGGTAGCGTTCGAGAGGGACGAGAAAATTGGCCAAACTTTCGGGTATCAAATAAGACTGGAAAGCAGAGTAGCTCCTAAAACTCTCCTAACGTACTGTACCAATGGAGTATTGCTTAGGACTTTAATGGGCGGCGACTCCGCCTTGACTACGCTCACGCATATCATCGTCGATGAAGTTCACGAACGGGACAGATTCTGTGACTTCCTTCTAATAGCTTTAAAGGATGCGTTGGTTAAATATCGTTCCTTGAAACTGATACTTATGAGCGCCACGATGGACACTACTATTTTTGCCAAGTATTTCAATAAGTGCGTTGTCATCAACGTTCCCGGTCGATCGTACGACGTGGATGTATTCTTCTTAGAGGATGTTTTGAAAATGACCGGTTACATGACGAAGGAAATGCTCGTAAAAaagaaggaatttttaaaatggaaaGACAAGCAGAAGACCCTGGAGTCTTGGAAGCAATACAAGCCCCAGCATTCGAATAGAAGTACCAAGAGCGAGAAGAGTTTACTGCCCGCTCCCATTTTAGCTCAGCAAAGCGATCCTATACCGGAGAAGGTTAAGCTAGAACCCTGGCTAATAGAAGAAATGGACAAAAGTATTTTCGACGCATGGGTAAATGGTAGAGAGGATAATTTTGCGcaacttttacattttatactgTCTGAAAACGTTTCTGTAGATTACCAGCATTCGGAGACTTTTATCACACCGTTGATGGCCGCCGCGGCTAGAGGTTGTGTAAACACGACCGAGCAACTTCTAAATCTAGGCGCGAATCTGAACTTGAGATCCGCTAACGATTGGGCAGCGTTAGACTGGGCAAAGAGCAGGAATCATACCGAATGTGCCGAACTAATCGAAGCTTATATGAAAACTTACGATTGCGGGGTACCGAGTAACGCACTGGCGCACATCGGGGAGACCTCGCTCTCCGAAGAGGATAAACTACTGCTCGATATATACCATCATACGTTTAACGACGACAATATCGACTACGATCTATTGTTAGAGTTGGTCTTTTACATTCATATAAAAATGCCTCCCGgctctattttaatatttctaccAGGGTACGACGACATAGTTACGATGAAAGAGAAGATAAATGGGGAGGATAAGAAGATGAATCAGGGTTTACGCTACAATTTGTACGTTCTTCACTCCAACATGCAGACTTGCGATCAGAAGAAGGTGTTCAAACCTAGTCCTCAGGGCACGCGAAAGATTATCCTTTCCACGAATATAGCAGAGACAAGTATTACGATTGACGATGTCGTGTACGTTATTGATTCGGGAAAAGTTAAAGAGAAGTCTTTCGATGCTATATCAAGTGTGTGCACATTGACTTCCAACTGGATATCTCAAGCTTGTGCGAAGCAACGGAAAGGTAGAGCGGGTAGATGTAGGAGAGGAATCTGTTACCGTCTGTTCTCTTCGATCCGATACGATAACATGCAGCCTTACCAGACACCCGAAATTCTGCGATTACCGCTACAAGAACTCTGCTTATATACGAAACATTTAACTTCGGGAAACACACCTATAGCTGAGTTTCTGGACAAAGCTCTGGAGCCACCGTCTAACGTAGTGACCAGGAACGCAGTACAATTATTAAAGACAATCGATGCATTAGACCCGTGGGAGGATTTAACCGAATTAGGAAGTCATTTGCTGGATTTGCCAATTGAACCAAGACTCGGGAAGATGTTGTTATACGCCGTCGTCCTAAAATGTCTGGATCCCATTTTAACCATCGTCTGTAGTTTAGCATACAAGTGggtatatattgcataaatgcATAGTagagttataataaattattatttacaactgTTCTTAATTGTGCACGAAACATATTATTACAGGGATCCCTTTATATTACCGTCACAACCGTCGCAAAAGAGAGCCTTGACGGCGGCGCGAAAAAAATTTGCCACCGGAACGTTTTCGGATCATATGGCCGTCCTGAGGGCGTTCCAAGGCTGGCAGAACGCTAGAGCAACTGGCAAGGAACGTGCCTTTTGCGAGAAAAATTTCATCTCCGCTCCCGTGATGGAGATGGTAGTTGGA
This genomic interval carries:
- the LOC139814940 gene encoding 3'-5' RNA helicase YTHDC2, translating into MPRRKQQQQRHRPIGEDTRIAVNLTVRKLLDTPDQKELEFPSSYTAEERAYIHELARELGLKSKSRGKGTNRFLTVYKREGSTIVQADTVIKLQKSSKQSICNLMQTFPLNHKECQDLLPPIERERPLNNDVNTNTKAMGRLNNSIPQVPQLKTNFDVLHFRKSLPIFNAREEILSALSNHQVVIIAGETGCGKTTQVPQYILEQCQQKHQACRIICTQPRRLSAVSVAERVAFERDEKIGQTFGYQIRLESRVAPKTLLTYCTNGVLLRTLMGGDSALTTLTHIIVDEVHERDRFCDFLLIALKDALVKYRSLKLILMSATMDTTIFAKYFNKCVVINVPGRSYDVDVFFLEDVLKMTGYMTKEMLVKKKEFLKWKDKQKTLESWKQYKPQHSNRSTKSEKSLLPAPILAQQSDPIPEKVKLEPWLIEEMDKSIFDAWVNGREDNFAQLLHFILSENVSVDYQHSETFITPLMAAAARGCVNTTEQLLNLGANLNLRSANDWAALDWAKSRNHTECAELIEAYMKTYDCGVPSNALAHIGETSLSEEDKLLLDIYHHTFNDDNIDYDLLLELVFYIHIKMPPGSILIFLPGYDDIVTMKEKINGEDKKMNQGLRYNLYVLHSNMQTCDQKKVFKPSPQGTRKIILSTNIAETSITIDDVVYVIDSGKVKEKSFDAISSVCTLTSNWISQACAKQRKGRAGRCRRGICYRLFSSIRYDNMQPYQTPEILRLPLQELCLYTKHLTSGNTPIAEFLDKALEPPSNVVTRNAVQLLKTIDALDPWEDLTELGSHLLDLPIEPRLGKMLLYAVVLKCLDPILTIVCSLAYKDPFILPSQPSQKRALTAARKKFATGTFSDHMAVLRAFQGWQNARATGKERAFCEKNFISAPVMEMVVGMRTQLLGQLRASGFVRARSPGDIRDLNSNSENWAVVKAALTAGLYPNLIRVDREHMQLRTQKEVKVFFHPSSTLRDYPKSSRMTSAQTHATNVQSLPCDWLLYEEMSRTGRFCHVKVVTLVNPLTIALFSGPARLPMDVIYEAEAVPESESDSEVDESHEGTIFKLDDWVVFKLDPETAQLFLHLRQKWNALFLRRMKAPNKAMTALDEKVINALVTVITNEEQVCGLQQPAGIGQRPRPLIVDYYPANVRRDDYPERYF